The Arabidopsis thaliana chromosome 5, partial sequence genomic interval atttatattttgtttcagacctatatatacattgtcATGCAAGGAATAGCTGAAAgcagattttttttcttttgagaaaattacTACTCAAATTATCTGCCAAACCGATTAAAATTACTTAATTTCACCATCGGTTTACTTATTTCAAGCTGTCTGAAGTAATTTATCGTTGTTACTCTCATTCTTCCTCGTCGATTTCGGAGTTTTCCTGATTACTTTCACCCTAAACGCCGCCTGACAAAACCAAACCGGATAATTTTCAGAAACCAAGACCGGTTATTGTAAATGATTCggttaaaagaaaaaccgaGATTTGGTAGGGGTGATAGATGTCTCTCACCTTCTTATCTGAACCAAACTCGATGATGTCGGACGATCTAAACCGCGCGGGAAAATTCGGTGTTGCTctatatcttcttccttcgtTACTAGAAAACattcaaatatcaaatcaGAAACTTCAAAGACTCAGATATAATAACCTGGTCAGAGTATCCATATAGACTTACTCGGTCACATAGGTTCCGTGTTCGCTTCGAAGATCCATCAAGAAGAAAGCTCCGTCTTTGTAAATCACACGAGCATGCATCTTCGaaacctaaaccaaaacataattaagttCGTTGACTAGTTCTCTTTAAGTATCTCAGGTCACACTATCAGATACACAGTTTATATACCTGAGACGAAGGGATCACAATGCGCATTCCAGGAAAATCTTGATCTGGTTCGCTTCTAAAATCAACAGAgttttcaaaagtttaaaactgTAAGATCTTTAATACAAAGTTTCTAAGTTTCCATTGACTATAAATCTGAGAGGAATTCAGAATGGTGAGTTGTTTCATACCCGACGATGCAAGGTTGATCTTCATCTTTGGTTAGACATAATGTTTCCGAAACGCAACAATCGTCGCCGTGTGGAATTAGATACCATCTGCAAAGAAATTAAGACTCAGACTCAGACCAAAGCAGTATAGAGAGCAAGGCCGTTTTTTTGTTAGGTAGGTGAAGAAATATAATGGAACTAAATGTCGAATTCAGATTTGTGAGTACATACTCTCCCTTTATAGTACGTTCAAGAGCATCGTCATCTTCAAACCACTCTCGAAGCCGGTCATCGGCCTTGaaagaaatatttacattctCATATTAGTCATTTAGTGAAGTTTTTTGAGTgagaaatagagaaagaaagaaacatactTTGTCAGTGAGTCTGCAACTAGGTGGCCTTCCTTGGAGTTTTTCACTGCAAAAGCGTGTAAACGAGTTGGCTTTACAGGTCTGTCAAATCAAGTTCTCTTTAGATAAAACTCACAGATAGAACTAACCTGTTACCTCCAAGGACCCAGTCAAGCATCGATGGCATAGCAATGTCAACGAAGAATCTACCACCAACTCTTCCTGGATGTGGTACTCTAAACTTTGTCAAGAACTGCAGAAACAAGATTTGGAATTGAGTTAGAAATGAACAAACAAGAATGATTTCCATGTATAGTGAAAACCATAAAGATACTCACAGACAGAGGACCAAGCCCAACACCTAAGTATGCTTTGTAAGTGGAAGCCATAATTGCAGCCATCCTCGCCATTGCATGGATAATAGCGACTCTCAGTCTTCTAGATTCCTCATATCTAAAACCAATTCAAGAGCATGTTTAGTATCCACCAGAAGCCCAAACTAAACAAattgtgttttagttttacCTTTTCAAAGAGGAAACAACATCAACAGGTGTAGTCGTTTCAACACTCTGTTTCCATGCTTCATCAAGCTCCAATGCTAGTTGAAAACTATCCTGCAAAATACATCAAGAAATTTCCCTCAATAACACTTTAAAATCAGTCAAAAGGTTGAGTGGATTTATATATTAGATAGATACCTCAATGGCCATGCATCCACCTTGACCCATATTTGGCTGCATCGCATGGATAGAATCCCCGAGCAGCGTAACACGCCCTTTACCCCAAGTAAAACCAGGACTTCTATCATAAATATCTCTTCTCAGAATGGCTTCCTCCTCAGTCGCATGCAACAAGTCGAGTACATTGTCGCACCAACCGTCAAATATTTCAAACAACCTTTTCTTCATACCTGAAAAATCAATTAGAAAAGAAGCTTCTGTGAACTAATACTAAATACGATCCATagaaagaagtaaaacaaTGCAGAAATTTACCATTTGGAGCATCAGCCCCACCAGCTGGTTCCTCGTGAAATGCATACCATTGCATTTTTCCACCACCAACATCCGAAGAAACAAAGTACTGTTTGTGTCCCAAGAAAACCCGGTAGCTTTAAGAGAGAATGAAACAGACCCAATATCAGAAAAAGATTCATAATCAGAGAAGATATGCATGAGATTTAGACTGACTGCAACATACCCAACAGACTCGATATCCGCTGGTATAAAATCTGCAATCCCCGTGTAACAAGTGTAGCCTGAATAAGTAGCTTCACTACGgccaaacaaattatttctcacctacaaacaaaaatcaaaaggcACAATCTTTCAGTTCTATACTCAACAACGAAAGCTGTTTGTTATACTCTATTCAGTTAAAACCTACCTTAGACCAAATGCCATCTGCACCCACAAGCAGATCACCTTCATAGCGTTGACCATTCTCGAGTACCACAGTAACCTAAACCAACAAACCCATACAGCTACATTGGATTCTTTCCTTATATCAATAGTCTCTTTTAAGTAAAAATCAATCATCCATCACCTTATCTCCAGAATcttcaaaatcaacaacattaCTCTCGTTTCTAATCACATCTTCTCCAACCGCACGTGCTAGAATCTGCTGCAGAGTCATTCTACTAATTACTCTAGTCACAGGAAGTCCCCGTGACGCCGCAGGAGTGAAAGTATCAAACTTTACATACCTAATtgattcacaaacaaaaatatcaccACAAGTTTCCAATAATCTGATTGGCTACTCAATCAAGAGATCTCAGGGAAACTCACCAAGTACCAGAGATACCATCAACGAGACCGTTAATCCGATCACCAGTGATACACCCAGCTTCCATAACTTGTTCAGCAACTTCAATATCAATAGCTTCCAAAGCAGCTAAAGCGTTGCTCTGTATTTGAATCGGGCCTCTGTATTTTCCTTCTCCTCTTATAGCACTCAAATCTTTCTCAAACACTAACACATCGAATCCTTTCTTCTTAGCCGCTAAAGCAAACACCAATCCTCCGATTCCACCTCCGGCAACTAAAACCctcgatttcttcttcttctccgtcaccgcctctctcttctcctccttctcaACTAACGCCGTCGCCGCCTTTACTCCGAGCAAAGCTCGACGGCTCCTAAACCCAGATACTCCTCCGGGTTTTCCGGAAAACGATGATAAATCTAAGTAAAACTGTTTAGAAACAGGACTAAACACATGGGTCCTCGTGAAATCAAGCTTTGATGGAGATGGATTGATAGAGTAGCAAAACGGAGTTGAACCCATCTCGATTTTTCTTTCACCGACGAGAAGAGCAAAAACTCCGTTTAGAATTCTTGATCAAAGTTCAAGACTTTATCTGTTGTGATGCCTCAGACTCAAAcctgagagaagaagaagaagaaattggtttgaagaagaaggaggcaaatgatggaggaggaggagacaGGTGGCATCAGCAACGCAACACACTTCATCTCTGAGTGCCTACAAATATCGCCTTCTGATGTTGACATGTCTTTTCTCTCCTCCATTAGAAATTCATTTAATAAactaatcaatatatttagaaatgtttggtaaaaatatttgaacgTGACGTGATCAGCGCTTGTGgtggattttttttggattgtgAGTGGATAAATCATCAATTttcaatattgttttcttatccCCATTTTAAGCCactaaattgatttttattttaacttttggTTGACGTGTcacaacttttttctttaatatataaatcttaaatttaATTGTGATATGTCGACGAAATAAATCTGTTATAATAgtatttttcatcatcataaaaTCAAATGGTCTTTTATAGGTACTAAGCTGCACATTTTATTGGGCCAAAATAACGGCTCATAGAAAATAACACAAGCCCATTAAGATGGGCGTGAATGGTGACGGAAGAGTCAAATACGATGTGGACTAATAATATTGTGTCACCTGGTTATAACATAAAGAGTAGGGATCCAGAAAGTAGTAGTTAACAAAAGAACACTCAACAGTAGTAAGTAGAGAGTAGATGCATAAAGACCGTAAAACAAACCCATAGCCTAGAGGCTAGAGCTCAGAGATGAGAAGGGATCCAGTAAGGAACATGGTTGAGCATTGGTGCATGAGGAGGGTAAAAGGAATGGACCGTACCAGAGGTTAGATCGTATGAACCAAGACCATGGCCAATGTAATAGATAGAGTTAGGTTTAAGCCCCGGGTACATGCTTGCCGTGAGGCAGAACGCTTCACTTGCGCCAAGGAAGATGCAGAGATCTCCAATATCTTCCGTGTAACTAAAGTCTTTGCTCTTCTCATCTTCCCTAAAGACCATGAACCGCTTGGTTTTGCTGTGGAGACCTTCCACTTCTCCGTCTTTTTCCTCTGTGTGAATGCATTGTGCGTACCTGCgcataaagagaagaaagcagCTCAATCTCTACTTTGAATTTATCCAAAAGTAGCTAGCCTCTTAATAGACAAACTTACCAGTTGACCAAGAAAAGTTCACCAGAGGGAGATTCCACCAAGTGCTTGCTCATGAAACATTGATCCAACATCTCCCGACCTGCGTCAGGAATCTTGGGGAGGTTGGAGAGGCGCAGTTTTTGATACTTgagcttgttgttgttgctgttgagATGCAGTGAACCCATGTAAAGACCCTTAACACTTGTGAAGTAGAAAGCTTTGTCTCTCTTGGAAAACATGATATTATAGGCTGGATATAGAGGTAACGAGGTCTCAATGTGAGTCCACTTTGAGTCCCAACAAGGCTTGCATACACTTAGATGACTTCCACAGAACTTTGCAGCCACAGTAAAGTCTTGGAACATCAGAGAAAACTTAGAGATGAAAAACTTAGAGAAATTGAACAAGGTAATGGTGAAATCAGAGAAAATGCATCTTTCTTACTCTATAACTCTCTCTCTGTATATATAGACTTTGTTTGGGAATTTCaaactttccttttttcacGCATTCGTtgatgtttcctttttctaaaattctttttgtgtttgttatttCCCCTTTTTCACTTAGTTTAGACTTACGAGGAAACTAGAGCAATAATGAGATGGAATCAACTAAGGACAGTCTTGTAGAAGCACAGGCTCATGTTTGCTAAGGATATATGATTTGTTAGAAGAGATGAAATCTGTTGAGACCGAACTTAAACCAGGGACTGGTGCAGCGATGACGAGAAAGAAGCAATACAATGGATGATTTGGAAACAGAGCTCTAGAGGCTGAGAGACTTGGGACTGAAGCAAAGGAATCGCTTTTGGCTTGGaatggaaagagaagagaagatgagaagaattCACTTCATGATGATGAGAACAATAGGCTTTGCTTGAAGCTACGCTAACCGGTTGGTATGAAAATTACTCTCTTCAACGCCGTCTCGTCTTTTCTAGGAACATCTTCATACCCATTAATACTCACAACTCTAGAATTCTTCTGCAAACACACAAAGAGATGcaaaaaaattcagatttcGCAATTTCCAtaagaataaattaaaaacagagtggctctgtttttgtgaGTTTACCAAGAAAGAATTGCATTTTCCGCCAGAAGGTTTCTTGAGACTCTACCACCAGAAACCACTTTATTgtataaacattttattcaaTAATTACAAAGATAAACCCTTTTATGTTATGGATACATCTCTATAGACTTGGAAAACACAAGGAAGGGTTAATCTAGTGGCATTCACATAATCTTGAGGTGTATGATTTGAAACACCAGGGACTATAATCCCCAAAGCCCTACCACCCTTCAACAACCATCCTTCACTGTACTCCGAGCCCTTCTCAGCCACTATAGTGAAGCTTCTTATAAACTCCAATATAGCACTCCACATCATCTTTATAATCCCTCGcaacaagaaaaagttttCGTCCGATTGCTCTCTCATTACCTATAAGTCACAAAAAATATTGGTCGTCAGTTTATATTTTCAAGTGtgaatatatagatagatagatagatgtAAACCTTTGCTTGATAGTTCTGGTCGTAGTAGATGCAAGTGCCAAAGTGTTTGAACATCAAATCCTTATCATCGTACGGCAATCTTGGAACAATGTCgttattataaacaaatctataatactttatattatatttttctaatttcttctCCATAAATTCACCAAACTTGGAATCTCCAACCCTAGGCTGTCCATAAGTATACACCCCTTGAATCCTCTCCAACAACTCGGTCTCGTGGTGAATCACAAGCACAGCCGTGAACAATATCGCGAGGGCTCCTCCTAAGCTATGACCGGTCAGAACAAACttggtgtttttgttttgagcgATCAGAGTTTTCAAAGAGTCTCTTATTGAGTAGTAAGCTAAAGGGGATTTTCGATCAGGGTTTGAGAGAGGTTCTTTAGGCCAACTACAATTGTTTTGAAGCCCTAGAGCTTTCATGAAACCACCATGGATATTCCCAATGTTTGGGAGCTCAAACCATGTAATGTCGAAATCTGAACACCAATCTTCGGAATTAAACAGTTCTGTGCCTCTAAATGCAACCACCACCGTCGTTTCTTGACCGTTggatcttgttgttgtttcgtCAGTAGACATTATAAAGGCTTgtgttgtttccttttcttggtACTCTGTTttcaaccacaaaaaaaaactttataaaaatatgattaaattgtaaataagattaaattactaagatttcttttattatataatcatACCGTTCCAATAGTCAACGAGACCTAAATACTTCATATTCCAGTGATTCTCGACGACATGTTTAATACGGGCTGCGTTTTCGTAGGCAATTTTTGAAGCCATAATGGACAATGCAGCATAGTATTTCTCTCCATCTTCACGATTCAACGTCATGTCTAAACTTACCCTCGTGTCTAAATGTCCGATAAATGACTGATAATTCTCCGATGTCCGTTGCGGCATCACCACTTCTCCTGCATACATATCCACAAAATTAGTATTAATTGTAAATTGTAATTGTTATTAGAGACGAATAAACGGAAAACATCAATACCTCGAAGGAAGAGACCGGAGAAAGAGTTATTGGAGAGGAAGTTTAAAGAGAATTCTAAGGCGGAGCCAACGAGAGCTAAAAGCTTGGAGAAGAATCGAAGAAGCTTGAGAAGGACGAGAGAGACAAAGATAAGCCATCGATGTCGGAAACTGTGTTCTTCGGTTTCCGAGCTATCCACTGATCTCGGTTTCTCTATATCTCCGGAGAATAACAAACGAACAAGTTCCCATGGCCGGAGCTCTTCCGGTCGGAGAATCAGATATCCTCTCGGTTCATCGTCATCGTCGCTGTTCATCATGTTGATTCGATTTTGTGTTAGTATAGTACTAGAATATTGTACGAATGCAATTATTTATGTACGTATAACTCTATTTATAATGTTAGAATGGACCGTATTGTAGATTTGGAATATACTTGGAGTTGTGGAAAacgagatttgttttttttttgcaacagTGATCTACACATTTGGTTTTGGAATATGAATTTTTCACGTGGGtttaatgttttggaaaattttaaaatttctgagAGTTTTCatctctaacaaaaaaaaaaatccccaaCGGTAACCTATAATATAGTGGGCCTATTTGTGGGCTGACAATATAGGTTATGTGCCCATTGAATAGTGATCTTTCAAcccaactttttcttttcccacaATAAGGCCATGTGAATTAtaccattttaaaaattatattttcaaattaacaatttgatcataatttaaataaaaatggtacaacatttatcaaaatgtataactaaacatatataattatgtaaacCTATAGGactaaattaacaaaagacGTTAGTTTGaacataatttttcttttctgatgATATATCCGTTGATTAAAATTCTAACAACTAGATCTGTTGAATCATTGATATTTGTCTGTTTACcaagaaccaaaacaatgtatacatattatatatatatatatatactgataTGATCGTATATGGATGCATATTAGTGGTATTGTACGTGAtactttacaaattacaaatctaTAAACGAAAGGAGGAAATATTCTGATATCCATATCATCgaaatgaaaacattatcttatattatggttttgtttttcatatgtCGTGTGAGGTGCACCGGGAAATTATAAATGAGTACATTTAACATAGCACAAGAGACTAGATGCGAGTAGTCAAAGAATGCACCAAAATACcgaaaatcaacaaaacccaaaaagaatagaaagatcaataagatatatatataaaaaaagtatacaaaaaccaaaatagatAAAATTGGGATCTGCATTCCCAACAATACCTACCCATTTTAAAAGCATACTATATTATAttcaataaaatcaaaatctttatcATCCCACCTATTTGCTTGTCCCCATTCTTTTCCGAATTCTACTACTTTTATCCTttcaaattacataaaaatgaGTACGTCTACGTTTTCGTTTTAGGACGTTTCTACCTTCTAAGATAtagattttgacttttttgcagaggaattttttttaaaacatataattgGTTCGATTTTGCAGTTAAATTGTCCTACTATTATATGGTAACCTTATAATGCCATCAAAGTTGACTATCTCGAATACTATTTGATCCCATTTTTGATTGGCATGGTTTAGTTTACATGCATTTGgtatgaaattatataattagattACAATAACACCAATGATAACAGAGAAGAATGCATGAACTTTATCCTGTCACGGAGAACATGAGAATTTATccggaacaaaaaaaaaaaagagatagagaagaggaaggaggAAAAAGGCATTGAAGAAAAGATAATACAAGAAAGgggaaaaatatcaaaatttcttcaatatttcaaagagaaaacaaaagaataaataaaaaaagaagaagacgatagAAATGTGTCAGAAGAATACAGAGCACTTGCCCAAGAagatattataagaaaatgtctATATAAATCTAATCTTAAGGATATTGTAATGATCAGAGACTCTCTGTGGTGATGTTGGGACCTTTGTGGGATATCTCACGTGGGacgattttttattttcaataacCAAACAACAATGTAAAATTCTATGGggtgaatattttatttgtttgctAGATTGTGCGAAAATAATTGGactgattatttttttgataatttgatattgattcaatttgattattaatatAAAGTGGGTTGTTAGTGGAGCAACGAGTATAGATGATGCTTGGGACATGAACACGATTGTATTGCTACCTTGCCTTGGGAGGCAGCCTATCTCAGCTTTGGTACATTACacattattaaacaaataaacaattaaactATGCTATTTGTTTCCGATATTCAAATTTGGATATATGCAAAAAGGTTTATTCTTAATTATCGTTTAACTTAGtatcaaacaacaattttttatacagtatatttctttttggtaattGGATCACCCAACTACCAACTAAATGTAATAATCGCACgattttatttaactttttcttattaactAGAATGTTTGTATCTACTAGACCTTGCCTCTCAAAGACATGCGATGTGCTCATATAAGTTGTATTGATGTTACCATAACTAGTTACAACGCTATCATTTACCAATCGAATCTGTAACCATTTGCATCGAATATCGTTCAATATCAGAATTATCAACATACAATGGACTAAGAGACAGCTTGGCCACTACCATGCAAAGGTTAAccaatcatattcatatattataGACATGTCGATGTATATATGTCTGTGGTCCTtctaacgttttttttttcttttttatttactcaTCCTTTGTTCCCACTGTGCTGTCACATAGATTCTTCACAGATCTTtcgagagagaaaaaagagaacaacaaaTCGAAGGTCATAATAAAGTCCCAAGACTATATGAAACAAAGTTGTGAAAAATTTCCAATTTTGTAATAATCGAGATGGACCCGTATGTTATCTTCTCGTTTTTGAATTTCATAAGTTTGTAGACTATACATTTCCCTTGAATTTAACTaacttaaaaattataattacaaAGTGCTTCCAATTCGAAATGATGTgagttataaacttataatcaGTAACACATAACAACAATGTGAAAATAAGCTACATTGATACCTATAATATTAGTATTAAATGTGACGATAAGTGAAGACAGTTTTCACAACAGATGAGTATTAATTGTAGCGAGTAGGGCAAAAGTGAAAAAGTGGACTAAAACCGGTTTCTTGATTGAGAGAGTGAGGGCAGTGAAACGTCAACGTTTCGTGGGATTTAGCATGTTTTGGTGTCAACATAGGAGGGTAAAACAAAGATCGAAGCACTTGCTTTGTCTGCCTGTTTTTATCTAATCATGGGGAAGAACCATCTAAGGAGAAAATCAGAGTTATATGTAAAtaaactagaaaacaaaaaccagtCTTAAATGTGATTTTGTACAAATAAAGTGAGACAGATCTTGAAAGAACAGTGAGAGCTTGTGGTgtcttttggattttgtgtatttttaagGTAAGAATCATTTATTgtcatttgttttcaattaattaGGATGCTGCTTCTTGTTTACGGTACATTTTTAGGTTATGTTCCAtcattatatttaaatattcaaaCGATTATCTGATCACGAATCAGATCCATCTTAAATGATACTatatcatttattattatttttttacacGATACTAATGCATACTATTTTTGTATAGCAATTTGTAAATCAGttataagaatgaaaaaatCTCCACTTTGTTGGGAATGATATCGGGTTGTCAGATGCAGCAGATGATGATTCTTCAGTTTTCGATTTCAACATAAAATTCTTTGGTTAAAAAAGCAATttacaagagagaaaaaaaggttgagaattttcataaaaactGAAAGCACCTTCGCCAGAAGGAAAGTCAGTGGGGGTAAGCAACAAAAGTGTTTAATAAAATCTACTATATAGAATAATACAtaaaaacttccaaaaatgaataattcGAAATTTAAGATAGtgagtaacaaaaaaacagta includes:
- the ABA1 gene encoding zeaxanthin epoxidase (ZEP) (ABA1) (ABA DEFICIENT 1 (ABA1); FUNCTIONS IN: zeaxanthin epoxidase activity; INVOLVED IN: in 7 processes; LOCATED IN: chloroplast, chloroplast envelope; EXPRESSED IN: 23 plant structures; EXPRESSED DURING: 13 growth stages; CONTAINS InterPro DOMAIN/s: SMAD/FHA domain (InterPro:IPR008984), Zeaxanthin epoxidase (InterPro:IPR017079), Monooxygenase, FAD-binding (InterPro:IPR002938), Forkhead-associated (FHA) domain (InterPro:IPR000253); BEST Arabidopsis thaliana protein match is: FAD/NAD(P)-binding oxidoreductase family protein (TAIR:AT2G35660.1); Has 6841 Blast hits to 6837 proteins in 1107 species: Archae - 14; Bacteria - 3761; Metazoa - 2; Fungi - 1599; Plants - 605; Viruses - 0; Other Eukaryotes - 860 (source: NCBI BLink).); this translates as MGSTPFCYSINPSPSKLDFTRTHVFSPVSKQFYLDLSSFSGKPGGVSGFRSRRALLGVKAATALVEKEEKREAVTEKKKKSRVLVAGGGIGGLVFALAAKKKGFDVLVFEKDLSAIRGEGKYRGPIQIQSNALAALEAIDIEVAEQVMEAGCITGDRINGLVDGISGTWYVKFDTFTPAASRGLPVTRVISRMTLQQILARAVGEDVIRNESNVVDFEDSGDKVTVVLENGQRYEGDLLVGADGIWSKVRNNLFGRSEATYSGYTCYTGIADFIPADIESVGYRVFLGHKQYFVSSDVGGGKMQWYAFHEEPAGGADAPNGMKKRLFEIFDGWCDNVLDLLHATEEEAILRRDIYDRSPGFTWGKGRVTLLGDSIHAMQPNMGQGGCMAIEDSFQLALELDEAWKQSVETTTPVDVVSSLKRYEESRRLRVAIIHAMARMAAIMASTYKAYLGVGLGPLSFLTKFRVPHPGRVGGRFFVDIAMPSMLDWVLGGNSEKLQGRPPSCRLTDKADDRLREWFEDDDALERTIKGEWYLIPHGDDCCVSETLCLTKDEDQPCIVGSEPDQDFPGMRIVIPSSQVSKMHARVIYKDGAFFLMDLRSEHGTYVTDNEGRRYRATPNFPARFRSSDIIEFGSDKKAAFRVKVIRKTPKSTRKNESNNDKLLQTA
- a CDS encoding F-box protein, putative (DUF295) (Protein of unknown function (DUF295); CONTAINS InterPro DOMAIN/s: Protein of unknown function DUF295 (InterPro:IPR005174); BEST Arabidopsis thaliana protein match is: Protein of unknown function (DUF295) (TAIR:AT5G55440.1); Has 1807 Blast hits to 1807 proteins in 277 species: Archae - 0; Bacteria - 0; Metazoa - 736; Fungi - 347; Plants - 385; Viruses - 0; Other Eukaryotes - 339 (source: NCBI BLink).), which translates into the protein MGSLHLNSNNNKLKYQKLRLSNLPKIPDAGREMLDQCFMSKHLVESPSGELFLVNWYAQCIHTEEKDGEVEGLHSKTKRFMVFREDEKSKDFSYTEDIGDLCIFLGASEAFCLTASMYPGLKPNSIYYIGHGLGSYDLTSGTVHSFYPPHAPMLNHVPYWIPSHL
- the ABA1 gene encoding zeaxanthin epoxidase (ZEP) (ABA1) (ABA DEFICIENT 1 (ABA1); FUNCTIONS IN: zeaxanthin epoxidase activity; INVOLVED IN: in 7 processes; LOCATED IN: chloroplast, chloroplast envelope; EXPRESSED IN: 23 plant structures; EXPRESSED DURING: 13 growth stages; CONTAINS InterPro DOMAIN/s: Zeaxanthin epoxidase (InterPro:IPR017079), Monooxygenase, FAD-binding (InterPro:IPR002938); BEST Arabidopsis thaliana protein match is: FAD/NAD(P)-binding oxidoreductase family protein (TAIR:AT2G35660.1); Has 6741 Blast hits to 6737 proteins in 1083 species: Archae - 12; Bacteria - 3697; Metazoa - 0; Fungi - 1597; Plants - 576; Viruses - 0; Other Eukaryotes - 859 (source: NCBI BLink).) is translated as MGSTPFCYSINPSPSKLDFTRTHVFSPVSKQFYLDLSSFSGKPGGVSGFRSRRALLGVKAATALVEKEEKREAVTEKKKKSRVLVAGGGIGGLVFALAAKKKGFDVLVFEKDLSAIRGEGKYRGPIQIQSNALAALEAIDIEVAEQVMEAGCITGDRINGLVDGISGTWYVKFDTFTPAASRGLPVTRVISRMTLQQILARAVGEDVIRNESNVVDFEDSGDKVTVVLENGQRYEGDLLVGADGIWSKVRNNLFGRSEATYSGYTCYTGIADFIPADIESVGYRVFLGHKQYFVSSDVGGGKMQWYAFHEEPAGGADAPNGMKKRLFEIFDGWCDNVLDLLHATEEEAILRRDIYDRSPGFTWGKGRVTLLGDSIHAMQPNMGQGGCMAIEDSFQLALELDEAWKQSVETTTPVDVVSSLKRYEESRRLRVAIIHAMARMAAIMASTYKAYLGVGLGPLSFLTKFRVPHPGRVGGRFFVDIAMPSMLDWVLGGNSEKLQGRPPSCRLTDKADDRLREWFEDDDALERTIKGEWYLIPHGDDCCVSETLCLTKDEDQPCIVGSEPDQDFPGMRIVIPSSQVYKLYACSCDLQRRSFLLDGSSKRTRNLCDR
- a CDS encoding alpha/beta-Hydrolases superfamily protein (alpha/beta-Hydrolases superfamily protein; FUNCTIONS IN: triglyceride lipase activity; INVOLVED IN: lipid metabolic process; LOCATED IN: membrane; EXPRESSED IN: sepal, carpel, stamen, leaf; EXPRESSED DURING: petal differentiation and expansion stage; CONTAINS InterPro DOMAIN/s: Lipase, class 3 (InterPro:IPR002921); BEST Arabidopsis thaliana protein match is: alpha/beta-Hydrolases superfamily protein (TAIR:AT5G42930.1); Has 35333 Blast hits to 34131 proteins in 2444 species: Archae - 798; Bacteria - 22429; Metazoa - 974; Fungi - 991; Plants - 531; Viruses - 0; Other Eukaryotes - 9610 (source: NCBI BLink).); its protein translation is MMNSDDDDEPRGYLILRPEELRPWELVRLLFSGDIEKPRSVDSSETEEHSFRHRWLIFVSLVLLKLLRFFSKLLALVGSALEFSLNFLSNNSFSGLFLRGEVVMPQRTSENYQSFIGHLDTRVSLDMTLNREDGEKYYAALSIMASKIAYENAARIKHVVENHWNMKYLGLVDYWNEYQEKETTQAFIMSTDETTTRSNGQETTVVVAFRGTELFNSEDWCSDFDITWFELPNIGNIHGGFMKALGLQNNCSWPKEPLSNPDRKSPLAYYSIRDSLKTLIAQNKNTKFVLTGHSLGGALAILFTAVLVIHHETELLERIQGVYTYGQPRVGDSKFGEFMEKKLEKYNIKYYRFVYNNDIVPRLPYDDKDLMFKHFGTCIYYDQNYQAKVMREQSDENFFLLRGIIKMMWSAILEFIRSFTIVAEKGSEYSEGWLLKGGRALGIIVPGVSNHTPQDYVNATRLTLPCVFQVYRDVSIT